A single window of Lepisosteus oculatus isolate fLepOcu1 chromosome 29, fLepOcu1.hap2, whole genome shotgun sequence DNA harbors:
- the slc1a6 gene encoding excitatory amino acid transporter 4 isoform X1, with protein sequence MSVSHESCLLDQVLELIMNERPPNTNSLFLNEDSDKHPHSHRSFQRLRKAMQKRASRAQKSMTSITRESIKNFLWRNAFVLLTVAAVMLGIVLGFSLRSRHMSLREIKYFSFPGELLMRMLQMLVLPLIVSSLVTGISSLDNKASGKMGMRAIVYYTVTTFIAVFIGIVMVMIIRPGKGNRDSPLPTGNNIEQVQAADAFLDLIRNMFPPNLVEACFKQYKTLYTKRVYKKNITTAMNLTEVANVTESPTLANLTGFLQETITVEETVPVPGSSNGVNALGLVVFSMCFGLVIGNMKQKGQALREFFDCLNEAIMRLVAIIIWYAPMGIMFLIAGKILEMKDLVQVGGQLGMYTISVIVGLLIHGLLVLPLLYFVVTRKNPYIFIGGLLQALITALGTSSSSATLPITFRCLEENNKVDKRVTRFVLPVGATINMDGTALYEAVAAIFIAQVNHMDLNFGQLITISISATAASIGAAGIPQAGLVTMVIVLTSVGLPTEDITLIIAVDWFLDRLRTTTNVLGDSLGTGIIEHLSRQELQTHDAEIGNSVIEENEKPYQLICQENDTQKHRNSETIM encoded by the exons ATGAGTG TTTCCCACGAGTCCTGCCTGCTGGACCAGGTGCTGGAGCTGATTATGAATGAGAGGCCTCCCAACACTAACAGCTTGTTCCTGAACGAAGACTCCGACAAGCACCCACACTCCCACCGCAGTTTCCAGAGGCTCCGCAAGGCCATGCAGAAGCGGGCGTCCCGAGCTCAGAAGAGCATGACCTCCATCACCAGAGAAAGCATCAAAAACTTTCTGTGGAGGAATGCCTTTGTGCTGCTCACAGTGGCAGCTGTCATGCTGG GAATCGTGCTGGGCTTCAGCCTGCGGTCTCGTCACATGTCGCTCAGGGAGATTAAATATTTCTCTTTTCCCGGAGAGCTTCTCATGAGGATGTTACAAATGCTGGTCCTGCCCCTGATTGTGTCCAGCCTTGTGACAG GGATCTCGTCTCTGGACAACAAAGCCTCAGGGAAGATGGGAATGCGAGCCATAGTTTACTACACGGTCACCACGTTCATTGCCGTGTTCATTGGCATCGTCATGGTGATGATCATCAGACCAGGCAAAGGGAACCGGGACAGTCCATTGCCCACAGGCAACAACATTGAGCAGGTCCAGGCAGCCGACGCATTCCTTGACCTCATCAG aaacatgtttcctCCCAACCTCGTAGAAGCATGTTTTAAACAG TACAAAACCCTTTATACCAAGAGGGTATACAAGAAGAATATCACTACTGCCATGAACCTGACGGAGGTGGCGAATGTCACCGAGTCCCCTACGCTGGCCAACCTCACCGGCTTCCTCCAGGAGACCATCACTGTGGAGGAGACTGTTCCTGTTCCAGGCTCCTCCAACGGGGTCAACGCGCTGGGGCTGGTGGTCTTCTCCATGTGCTTCGGCCTGGTGATCGGGAACATGAAGCAGAAAGGGCAAGCTCTGCGCGAGTTCTTCGACTGCCTCAATGAAGCCATCATGCGCCTGGTGGCCATCATCATCTG GTATGCTCCCATGGGGATCATGTTCCTCATCGCGGGGAAGATCTTGGAGATGAAGGACCTGGTGCAGGTTGGGGGGCAGCTGGGGATGTACACCATCTCTGTCATCGTGGGGCTGCTGATCCACGGCCTGCTTGTGCTTCCACTGCTTTACTTCGTCGTCACGCGCAAAAACCCTTATATCTTCATAGGCGGGCTGCTGCAGGCTCTCATCACTGCCCTGGGGACCTCCTCCAG CTCTGCCACCCTGCCCATCACGTTCCGCTGCCTCGAGGAGAACAACAAAGTGGACAAGCGAGTGACCCGGTTCGTTCTTCCTGTGGGCGCCACCATCAACATGGATGGCACTGCTCTGTACGAGGCGGTGGCGGCCATCTTTATCGCCCAGGTCAATCACATGGATCTCAATTTCGGGCAGCTCATCACCATCAG TatcagtgcaacagcagccagcATCGGCGCAGCAGGGATCCCTCAAGCTGGTTTGGTAACCATGGTGATCGTATTGACATCCGTGGGGCTGCCCACTGAGGACATTACGCTGATCATTGCTGTTGACTGGTTTCT GGATCGGCTCAGGACCACCACCAACGTGCTGGGGGACTCCCTGGGCACCGGCATCATCGAGCACCTGTCCCGACAGGAGCTGCAGACCCACGATGCCGAGATCGGCAACTCCGTCATCGAGGAGAATGAGAAGCCCTATCAGCTCATCTGCCAGGAGAACGACACGCAGAAGCACCGCAACAGCGAGACCATCATGTGA
- the LOC107079638 gene encoding immunoglobulin lambda-1 light chain-like — protein sequence MTMFLLCLFVNCVLIQIPYVLCQTVLTQTNSVTAQPGETARMSCDIGQGKDSKVLGFYKQAVGGVPQLVLYHYHSWGSPRYGPNFSSDRFSANKNSAGTVYELIISRTQPSDGAVYYCGKWVNAESRFVTQNPPHPKKSPVPAEELDKGKATLVCLANKLSVGLADVIWTANGSPVSGGILTSPASPQADGTFSLSSLLEQRSPVLLHGLSADSNQTNTTAAAAVRGQHFSLAPDLM from the exons ATGACCATGTTCTTGCTCTGCCTGTTCGTAAACTGCGTCTTGATTCAGATACCAT ATGTGTTGTGTCAAACAGTCCTGACCCAGACGAACTCGGTCACAGCGCAACCAGGAGAAACGGCAAGAATGAGCTGCGATATAGGACAAGGGAAGGACAGCAAGGTGTTAGGGTTCTACAAACAGGCAGTTGGGGGTGTCCCCCAACTTGTCCTGTACCACTATCACAGCTGGGGCTCTCCTAGATATGGTCCGAACTTCTCGTCCGACCGGTTTTCCGCCAACAAGAACAGCGCAGGAACCGTCTACGAGCTGATCATTTCCAGAACACAGCCGAGCGACGGGGCCGTGTACTACTGCGGGAAatgggttaacgcagagagcaGATTTGTAACACA AAATCCTCCTCATCCCAAGAAGTCACCTGTCCCGGCGGAAGAGCTGGACAAAGGGAAGGCCACGTTGGTGTGTCTGGCCAATAAGCTGTCCGTGGGGCTCGCTGACGTCATCTGGACAGCCAATGGGAGCCCGGTGAGCGGCGGGATCCTGACCAGCCCCGCCTCCCCGCAGGCTGACGGCACCTTCAGCCTGAGCAGCCTGCTGGAGCAGCGATCGCCTGTTCTCCTGCACGGTCTCTCAGCAGATTCAAACCAGACAAACACTACAGCAGCAGCCGCTGTACGAggacaacatttttctttggcTCCTGATTTGATGTGA
- the slc1a6 gene encoding excitatory amino acid transporter 4 isoform X2 has translation MNERPPNTNSLFLNEDSDKHPHSHRSFQRLRKAMQKRASRAQKSMTSITRESIKNFLWRNAFVLLTVAAVMLGIVLGFSLRSRHMSLREIKYFSFPGELLMRMLQMLVLPLIVSSLVTGISSLDNKASGKMGMRAIVYYTVTTFIAVFIGIVMVMIIRPGKGNRDSPLPTGNNIEQVQAADAFLDLIRNMFPPNLVEACFKQYKTLYTKRVYKKNITTAMNLTEVANVTESPTLANLTGFLQETITVEETVPVPGSSNGVNALGLVVFSMCFGLVIGNMKQKGQALREFFDCLNEAIMRLVAIIIWYAPMGIMFLIAGKILEMKDLVQVGGQLGMYTISVIVGLLIHGLLVLPLLYFVVTRKNPYIFIGGLLQALITALGTSSSSATLPITFRCLEENNKVDKRVTRFVLPVGATINMDGTALYEAVAAIFIAQVNHMDLNFGQLITISISATAASIGAAGIPQAGLVTMVIVLTSVGLPTEDITLIIAVDWFLDRLRTTTNVLGDSLGTGIIEHLSRQELQTHDAEIGNSVIEENEKPYQLICQENDTQKHRNSETIM, from the exons ATGAATGAGAGGCCTCCCAACACTAACAGCTTGTTCCTGAACGAAGACTCCGACAAGCACCCACACTCCCACCGCAGTTTCCAGAGGCTCCGCAAGGCCATGCAGAAGCGGGCGTCCCGAGCTCAGAAGAGCATGACCTCCATCACCAGAGAAAGCATCAAAAACTTTCTGTGGAGGAATGCCTTTGTGCTGCTCACAGTGGCAGCTGTCATGCTGG GAATCGTGCTGGGCTTCAGCCTGCGGTCTCGTCACATGTCGCTCAGGGAGATTAAATATTTCTCTTTTCCCGGAGAGCTTCTCATGAGGATGTTACAAATGCTGGTCCTGCCCCTGATTGTGTCCAGCCTTGTGACAG GGATCTCGTCTCTGGACAACAAAGCCTCAGGGAAGATGGGAATGCGAGCCATAGTTTACTACACGGTCACCACGTTCATTGCCGTGTTCATTGGCATCGTCATGGTGATGATCATCAGACCAGGCAAAGGGAACCGGGACAGTCCATTGCCCACAGGCAACAACATTGAGCAGGTCCAGGCAGCCGACGCATTCCTTGACCTCATCAG aaacatgtttcctCCCAACCTCGTAGAAGCATGTTTTAAACAG TACAAAACCCTTTATACCAAGAGGGTATACAAGAAGAATATCACTACTGCCATGAACCTGACGGAGGTGGCGAATGTCACCGAGTCCCCTACGCTGGCCAACCTCACCGGCTTCCTCCAGGAGACCATCACTGTGGAGGAGACTGTTCCTGTTCCAGGCTCCTCCAACGGGGTCAACGCGCTGGGGCTGGTGGTCTTCTCCATGTGCTTCGGCCTGGTGATCGGGAACATGAAGCAGAAAGGGCAAGCTCTGCGCGAGTTCTTCGACTGCCTCAATGAAGCCATCATGCGCCTGGTGGCCATCATCATCTG GTATGCTCCCATGGGGATCATGTTCCTCATCGCGGGGAAGATCTTGGAGATGAAGGACCTGGTGCAGGTTGGGGGGCAGCTGGGGATGTACACCATCTCTGTCATCGTGGGGCTGCTGATCCACGGCCTGCTTGTGCTTCCACTGCTTTACTTCGTCGTCACGCGCAAAAACCCTTATATCTTCATAGGCGGGCTGCTGCAGGCTCTCATCACTGCCCTGGGGACCTCCTCCAG CTCTGCCACCCTGCCCATCACGTTCCGCTGCCTCGAGGAGAACAACAAAGTGGACAAGCGAGTGACCCGGTTCGTTCTTCCTGTGGGCGCCACCATCAACATGGATGGCACTGCTCTGTACGAGGCGGTGGCGGCCATCTTTATCGCCCAGGTCAATCACATGGATCTCAATTTCGGGCAGCTCATCACCATCAG TatcagtgcaacagcagccagcATCGGCGCAGCAGGGATCCCTCAAGCTGGTTTGGTAACCATGGTGATCGTATTGACATCCGTGGGGCTGCCCACTGAGGACATTACGCTGATCATTGCTGTTGACTGGTTTCT GGATCGGCTCAGGACCACCACCAACGTGCTGGGGGACTCCCTGGGCACCGGCATCATCGAGCACCTGTCCCGACAGGAGCTGCAGACCCACGATGCCGAGATCGGCAACTCCGTCATCGAGGAGAATGAGAAGCCCTATCAGCTCATCTGCCAGGAGAACGACACGCAGAAGCACCGCAACAGCGAGACCATCATGTGA